Proteins encoded together in one Quercus lobata isolate SW786 chromosome 3, ValleyOak3.0 Primary Assembly, whole genome shotgun sequence window:
- the LOC115979525 gene encoding uncharacterized protein LOC115979525 isoform X2, which produces MVLCSGHFARMALVNAPALQFKSSAMFGISSKPFNFLPMQSRSKGFSVRPLVVEVRARARARKESAKIRNIRMQKKFNGTPTSPRLSVFCSDKQLYAMLVDDKNKKCLFYGSTLQKSIRQNPSCTTTEAAKLVGEELVKACNDLNINEISSYDRNGFACGERMQAFEIAISRHGFLPR; this is translated from the exons ATG GTATTATGTAGTGGCCATTTTGCAAG AATGGCTCTGGTGAATGCTCCTGCACTGCAATTCAAGTCTTCAGCTATGTTTGGGATCTCTTCAAAACCATTTAACTTCCTTCCCATGCAGAGTAGAAGTAAGG GTTTCTCTGTGAGGCCATTGGTTGTTGAAGTgagagcaagagcaagagcaagaAAAGAAAGTGCAAAAATCAGAAATATAAGGATGCAAAAGAAG TTTAATGGCACACCTACGAGTCCAAGGCTTTCGGTATTCTGTTCAGATAAGCAGTTGTATGCTATGCTGGTAGATGATAAAAATAAGAAGTGTTTGTTTTATGGAAGCACTTTGCAGAAATCTATTCGTCAGAATCCCTCTTGTACCACCACA GAAGCTGCTAAGCTTGTTGGTGAGGAGCTTGTCAAAGCTTGTAATGATctaaacataaatgaaataTCATCTTATGATCGCAATGGTTTTGCTTGTGGGGAAAGAATGCAAGCATTTGAGATAGCAATTTCTCGTCATGGGTTCTTGCCACGATAG
- the LOC115979525 gene encoding uncharacterized protein LOC115979525 isoform X4: MALVNAPALQFKSSAMFGISSKPFNFLPMQSRSKGFSVRPLVVEVRARARARKESAKIRNIRMQKKFNGTPTSPRLSVFCSDKQLYAMLVDDKNKKCLFYGSTLQKSIRQNPSCTTTEAAKLVGEELVKACNDLNINEISSYDRNGFACGERMQAFEIAISRHGFLPR, from the exons ATGGCTCTGGTGAATGCTCCTGCACTGCAATTCAAGTCTTCAGCTATGTTTGGGATCTCTTCAAAACCATTTAACTTCCTTCCCATGCAGAGTAGAAGTAAGG GTTTCTCTGTGAGGCCATTGGTTGTTGAAGTgagagcaagagcaagagcaagaAAAGAAAGTGCAAAAATCAGAAATATAAGGATGCAAAAGAAG TTTAATGGCACACCTACGAGTCCAAGGCTTTCGGTATTCTGTTCAGATAAGCAGTTGTATGCTATGCTGGTAGATGATAAAAATAAGAAGTGTTTGTTTTATGGAAGCACTTTGCAGAAATCTATTCGTCAGAATCCCTCTTGTACCACCACA GAAGCTGCTAAGCTTGTTGGTGAGGAGCTTGTCAAAGCTTGTAATGATctaaacataaatgaaataTCATCTTATGATCGCAATGGTTTTGCTTGTGGGGAAAGAATGCAAGCATTTGAGATAGCAATTTCTCGTCATGGGTTCTTGCCACGATAG
- the LOC115981336 gene encoding protein DMP9-like, with amino-acid sequence MEPKPEDIGIKIYTTEPVEHTTKDPSSESTDPLQHGRKRRAVAKGVQKTISKTSMLVNFLPTGTLLTFEMVLPSVSGNGLCSNVSTIMIHVLLVICALSCFFFHFTDSFKGPDGKTYYGFVTTKGLALFKSGLGVEVPKDDRYKVAFTDFVHAIMSVMVFVAIAFSDHRVTDCLFPGHVKDMDEVMESFPLMIGIICSGLFLVFPNTRYGIGCMSA; translated from the coding sequence atggaGCCAAAACCTGAAGACATTGGAATCAAAATCTACACCACTGAACCGGTTGAACACACAACCAAAGACCCATCTTCAGAATCCACTGACCCTCTTCAACATGGCCGAAAAAGAAGAGCAGTGGCCAAAGGGGTCCAAAAAACAATCTCAAAAACATCAATGCTTGTGAACTTTCTTCCAACTGGGACTCTTCTCACGTTTGAGATGGTTCTTCCTTCTGTGTCTGGCAATGGTTTATGCTCCAATGTTAGCACAATCATGATTCATGTCCTTTTAGTCATATGCGCACTCTCTTGCTTTTTCTTTCACTTCACTGACAGTTTCAAAGGCCCTGATGGGAAAACTTACTATGGCTTTGTGACAACTAAAGGTTTGGCTTTGTTTAAGTCAGGGCTTGGTGTTGAGGTTCCTAAGGATGATAGGTACAAAGTTGCGTTCACTGATTTCGTCCATGCAATCATGTCTGTGATGGTTTTCGTGGCTATTGCTTTCTCGGATCATCGTGTCACGGACTGTCTTTTCCCTGGTCATGTCAAGGACATGGATGAAGTCATGGAGAGTTTCCCTTTGATGATTGGGATTATTTGTAGTGGACTGTTCTTGGTGTTTCCAAATACTCGATACGGCATTGGATGCATGTCTGCTTGA
- the LOC115979525 gene encoding uncharacterized protein LOC115979525 isoform X1, which produces MFQVLCSGHFARMALVNAPALQFKSSAMFGISSKPFNFLPMQSRSKGFSVRPLVVEVRARARARKESAKIRNIRMQKKFNGTPTSPRLSVFCSDKQLYAMLVDDKNKKCLFYGSTLQKSIRQNPSCTTTEAAKLVGEELVKACNDLNINEISSYDRNGFACGERMQAFEIAISRHGFLPR; this is translated from the exons ATGTTTCAGGTATTATGTAGTGGCCATTTTGCAAG AATGGCTCTGGTGAATGCTCCTGCACTGCAATTCAAGTCTTCAGCTATGTTTGGGATCTCTTCAAAACCATTTAACTTCCTTCCCATGCAGAGTAGAAGTAAGG GTTTCTCTGTGAGGCCATTGGTTGTTGAAGTgagagcaagagcaagagcaagaAAAGAAAGTGCAAAAATCAGAAATATAAGGATGCAAAAGAAG TTTAATGGCACACCTACGAGTCCAAGGCTTTCGGTATTCTGTTCAGATAAGCAGTTGTATGCTATGCTGGTAGATGATAAAAATAAGAAGTGTTTGTTTTATGGAAGCACTTTGCAGAAATCTATTCGTCAGAATCCCTCTTGTACCACCACA GAAGCTGCTAAGCTTGTTGGTGAGGAGCTTGTCAAAGCTTGTAATGATctaaacataaatgaaataTCATCTTATGATCGCAATGGTTTTGCTTGTGGGGAAAGAATGCAAGCATTTGAGATAGCAATTTCTCGTCATGGGTTCTTGCCACGATAG
- the LOC115978736 gene encoding beta-1,3-galactosyltransferase GALT1, translating to MEIRFKTFDALSISRMKKWFGVVLVASVFMLLVLRYGITKNTIGQNFLTTPIFNTTGINPLEWLDPGVPPAAQNPENASKVVSADIIVLSLFAKRNISNEEQNSLQTWNHLKDLINHAQGLPNAVDAIKEAGGAWNILVDSVDKQRLQNESSHGRAKEKQCPHFLNKMNATDLNSTGYKLRVPCGLTQGSAITIIGIPNGFLGNFRIDLTGEPLPGEPDPPNILHYNVRLHGDKITENPVIVQNTWTIAHDWGEEERCPSPAPEKIKKVDELDQCNKMVGKDDNQGSKARKYFPFKQSYPFVATLRVGSEGIQMTVDGKHITSFAFRETLEPWLVSEIKISGDLKLISVLASGLPTSEDSEHIIDLESLKSSPLSPRKPLDLFIGVFSNANNFKRRMAVRRTWMQYPAVRSGTVAVRFFVGLHKNQIVNEELWNEAQTYGDIQLMPFVDYYSLITWKTLAICIFGTEVVSAKFVMKTDDDAFVRVDEVLASLNRINVNHALLYGLINSDSRPHRNPDSKWYISPEEWREETYPPWAHGPGYVVSHDISKAIYKKYKEGNLKMFKLEDVAMGIWIADLAKGGLKVRYEKEGRVYNEGCKDGYVVAHYQGPRELLCLWQKLQEGNRAMCCGDR from the exons ATGGAGATCAGGTTCAAAACTTTTGATGCCCTGTCAATCAGTAGAATGAAGAAATGGTTTGGTGTTGTTTTAGTTGCATCAGTGTTTATGCTGCTGGTTCTGAGATATGGCATCACGAAAAATACTATCGGGCAAAATTTTTTGACAACTCCAATCTTCAATACCACTGGCATCAATCCTCTTGAATGGCTTGATCCCGGAGTTCCACCTGCAGCTCAAAATCCAGAGAATGCTTCTAAAGTGGTATCTGCTGATATCATAGTCTTAAGTCTCTTTGCTAAGAGGAATATATCCAATGAAGAGCAAAATTCCCTTCAAACATGGAACCATTTGAAAGACTTGATTAATCATGCTCAGGGTCTACCTAATGCAGTAGATGCTATTAAAGAAGCTGGAGGAGCATGGAATATACTTGTGGATTCAGTTGACAAGCAAAGACTTCAGAATGAAAGTTCACATGGGAGAGCAAAAGAGAAACAATGTCCccattttcttaataaaatgaaTGCCACGGACCTTAATAGTACCGGTTATAAGTTGAGGGTTCCTTGTGGCCTGACTCAGGGTTCTGCCATTACAATTATAGGAATTCCAAATGGTTTTCTTGGTAATTTCCGTATTGACTTAACTGGTGAACCACTTCCAGGGGAGCCTGATCCACCCAACATCTTGCATTACAATGTAAGACTTCATGGTGATAAGATAACCGAGAACCCTGTAATTGTCCAAAACACCTGGACTATAGCTCATGATTGGGGTGAAGAGGAGCGTTGTCCATCTCCTGCTcctgaaaaaattaagaaag TGGATGAGTTGGACCAATGCAACAAGATGGTGGGAAAAGATGATAACCAAGGATCTAAggctagaaaatattttccttttaagcAAAGTTATCCATTTGTTGCAACGCTTAGAGTGGGATCAGAGGGGATCCAGATGACAGTTGATGGAAAGCACATTACATCCTTTGCTTTCCGTGAA ACATTGGAGCCATGGCTTGTAAGCGAAATAAAAATTTCAGGAGATTTAAAGTTAATATCTGTCCTTGCAAGTGGTTTACCCACATCAGAGGATTCTGAGCATATAATCGATTTAGAATCACTCAAATCATCTCCTCTCTCTCCTCGAAAACCATTGGATCTCTTCATTGGTGTTTTCTCAAATGCGAACAATTTTAAGCGTAGGATGGCTGTTCGAAGGACATGGATGCAGTATCCTGCAGTGCGGTCAGGGACAGTTGCAGTTCgattttttgttggtttg CATAAAAACCAAATAGTGAATGAGGAACTCTGGAATGAGGCACAGACATATGGAGACATACAGTTGATGCCTTTTGTTGACTACTACAGTCTTATCACCTGGAAGACTTTAGCGATTTGCATATTTGGT ACGGAGGTTGTTTCTGCAAAGTTTGTTATGAAGACAGATGATGATGCATTCGTTCGTGTGGATGAAGTGCTCGCTTCTCTTAACAGGATTAATGTGAATCATGCATTGCTTTATGGGCTCATAAATTCAGACTCCAGACCGCATCGAAATCCTGATAGCAAGTGGTATATCAGCCCTGAG GAATGGCGCGAGGAAACTTACCCACCTTGGGCGCATGGTCCTGGTTATGTCGTGTCACATGACATTTCAAAGGCAATCTACAAGAAATATAAGGAAGGAAATCTAAAG ATGTTTAAGCTAGAAGATGTGGCAATGGGAATATGGATTGCAGATTTGGCGAAGGGGGGTTTGAAAGTTCGGTATGAGAAAGAAGGGAGGGTCTATAACGAGGGGTGCAAGGATGGTTATGTTGTTGCTCATTACCAAGGTCCCAGAGAGTTGCTCTGTTTGTGGCAGAAACTTCAAGAAGGAAATCGTGCTATGTGCTGTGGTGATCGATAA
- the LOC115978734 gene encoding E3 ubiquitin-protein ligase MPSR1 — protein MASEPEVSENEPMFERLVRNRDLSLLLPFIFGFTTPRRDPEPQQQEHPDQETENRDRARSPNDRIILIDPFTQGMVVIEGNTASSLDSLIHELGTKDGQPPASKASIEALPDVEVSVDDSEECVICLEEWELCGGVVKEMPCKHKFHASCIEKWLGIHGSCPVCRYKMPVDEDEVGKKRVEREIWVSFSFNSGRRNRPDSDQTPSSDPNDSSSSPTRPEPDHEMEV, from the coding sequence ATGGCTTCTGAACCTGAGGTGTCAGAGAATGAACCGATGTTTGAGAGGCTAGTGAGAAATAGAGACCTCTCTCTGTTGCTGCCTTTCATCTTTGGCTTCACCACTCCAAGAAGAGACCCTGAACCACAGCAACAAGAACACCCAGATCAAGAAACTGAGAATAGAGATAGAGCCAGAAGCCCAAatgacagaatcatcctcaTAGACCCTTTTACGCAAGGCATGGTAGTGATTGAAGGAAACACAGCATCAAGCTTGGATTCACTGATACATGAGCTGGGTACCAAGGATGGTCAGCCGCCAGCATCAAAGGCTTCAATAGAGGCCTTACCAGATGTGGAGGTGAGTGTAGATGATAGTGAGGAGTGTGTGATTTGCTTGGAGGAGTGGGAGCTTTGTGGTGGGGTGGTCAAAGAAATGCCTTGTAAGCATAAATTCCATGCAAGTTGTATAGAGAAGTGGTTGGGGATTCATGGATCTTGCCCGGTTTGCAGGTACAAGATGCCTGTTGATGAGGACGAGGTGGGCAAGAAGAGggttgagagagagatctgGGTTAGTTTTTCTTTCAATAGTGGTAGGAGAAATAGGCCTGACTCTGATCAAACTCCCTCAAGTGATCCCAATGACTCTTCCTCAAGTCCTACTAGACCTGAACCTGATCATGAAATGGAGGTCtag
- the LOC115979525 gene encoding uncharacterized protein LOC115979525 isoform X3 — MHRMALVNAPALQFKSSAMFGISSKPFNFLPMQSRSKGFSVRPLVVEVRARARARKESAKIRNIRMQKKFNGTPTSPRLSVFCSDKQLYAMLVDDKNKKCLFYGSTLQKSIRQNPSCTTTEAAKLVGEELVKACNDLNINEISSYDRNGFACGERMQAFEIAISRHGFLPR; from the exons atgcACAGAATGGCTCTGGTGAATGCTCCTGCACTGCAATTCAAGTCTTCAGCTATGTTTGGGATCTCTTCAAAACCATTTAACTTCCTTCCCATGCAGAGTAGAAGTAAGG GTTTCTCTGTGAGGCCATTGGTTGTTGAAGTgagagcaagagcaagagcaagaAAAGAAAGTGCAAAAATCAGAAATATAAGGATGCAAAAGAAG TTTAATGGCACACCTACGAGTCCAAGGCTTTCGGTATTCTGTTCAGATAAGCAGTTGTATGCTATGCTGGTAGATGATAAAAATAAGAAGTGTTTGTTTTATGGAAGCACTTTGCAGAAATCTATTCGTCAGAATCCCTCTTGTACCACCACA GAAGCTGCTAAGCTTGTTGGTGAGGAGCTTGTCAAAGCTTGTAATGATctaaacataaatgaaataTCATCTTATGATCGCAATGGTTTTGCTTGTGGGGAAAGAATGCAAGCATTTGAGATAGCAATTTCTCGTCATGGGTTCTTGCCACGATAG